A genomic region of Serratia fonticola contains the following coding sequences:
- the ppx gene encoding exopolyphosphatase, translated as MPLKSTATNKPQEIAAIDLGSNSFHMVIARVVNGALQVLGRLKQRVHLADGLDSNNVLSEEAMERGLACLALFAERLQGFPADNVTIVGTHTLRQAINAEVFLKRAAKVIPYPIEIIAGQEEARLIFMGVEHTQPEKGRKLVIDIGGGSTELVIGEDFEPLLAESRRMGCVSFAQLFFPEGEISKANFKRARLAAAQKLETLAWQYRIQGWQYALGASGTIKAAYEVLVAMGEKDGLITPERLEMLVEQVLQFKNFSAMSLPGLSEDRQSVFVPGLAILCGVFDALAVRDLRLSDGALREGVLYEMEGRFRHQDIRSRTASSLADHYNIDREQAKRVLETTELLYAQWMAQNTKLVQPQLEALLKWAAMLHEVGLSINHSGMHRHSAYILQNTNLPGFNQEQQLLLAALVRFHRKAIKLEELPRLNLFKKKYYLPLIQLLRLSTLLNNQRQSTTTPETLRLETDDNHWTLRFPAGYLAQNNLVQLDFEREQAYWNDVVGWKLMIEEEGVQNEQQSA; from the coding sequence ATGCCGCTAAAAAGCACTGCAACCAATAAACCACAGGAAATTGCCGCGATCGATCTGGGATCGAACAGTTTCCATATGGTGATCGCCCGCGTCGTGAACGGCGCTTTACAGGTGTTAGGCCGTTTAAAACAGCGGGTGCACCTCGCCGATGGATTGGACAGCAACAATGTGCTCAGTGAAGAGGCAATGGAAAGGGGTCTGGCCTGCCTGGCCCTGTTTGCCGAGCGGCTGCAAGGCTTCCCGGCAGACAACGTCACCATCGTCGGGACACATACCTTACGCCAGGCTATAAACGCCGAAGTATTCCTGAAACGTGCGGCAAAGGTCATCCCCTACCCGATTGAGATTATCGCCGGTCAGGAAGAGGCCCGCCTGATCTTTATGGGGGTCGAGCACACCCAGCCAGAGAAAGGGCGCAAGCTGGTGATCGATATCGGCGGTGGTTCTACCGAGCTGGTCATAGGTGAAGATTTTGAGCCGCTGCTGGCGGAAAGCCGCCGTATGGGTTGTGTCAGCTTTGCCCAACTGTTTTTCCCCGAAGGGGAAATCAGCAAGGCCAACTTCAAACGGGCACGATTGGCAGCCGCACAAAAGCTGGAAACCCTGGCTTGGCAATACCGCATTCAGGGGTGGCAATACGCATTGGGGGCTTCTGGTACCATCAAAGCCGCCTATGAAGTCCTGGTTGCGATGGGGGAAAAAGACGGCTTGATTACCCCGGAGCGGTTGGAAATGCTGGTCGAGCAGGTGTTACAGTTTAAAAACTTCAGTGCCATGAGCCTGCCGGGGCTGTCCGAAGATCGTCAATCGGTATTTGTACCGGGCCTGGCAATCCTGTGTGGGGTATTTGATGCGCTGGCAGTGCGCGATCTGCGCCTTTCCGATGGCGCGCTGCGTGAAGGCGTGCTGTACGAAATGGAAGGCCGCTTCCGCCATCAGGATATCCGTAGCCGTACGGCAAGCAGCCTGGCCGATCACTACAATATCGATCGTGAACAAGCCAAGCGCGTGCTGGAAACCACCGAACTGCTGTACGCCCAGTGGATGGCGCAAAACACCAAACTGGTACAGCCCCAGCTTGAAGCGCTACTGAAATGGGCCGCCATGCTGCATGAAGTGGGGCTGAGCATCAACCACAGCGGCATGCACCGCCATTCCGCCTACATTCTGCAAAACACCAACCTGCCCGGCTTCAATCAGGAACAGCAGTTGCTATTAGCCGCCCTGGTGCGTTTCCATCGCAAGGCGATCAAACTCGAAGAGCTACCGCGCCTGAACCTGTTCAAGAAGAAGTATTATCTGCCGCTGATCCAGCTGTTGCGCCTGAGCACCCTGCTCAACAACCAGCGTCAATCCACGACCACGCCAGAAACCCTGCGCCTGGAAACGGATGACAACCACTGGACACTGCGTTTCCCTGCTGGTTATCTGGCCCAGAACAACCTGGTACAGCTGGACTTTGAGCGGGAACAGGCTTACTGGAATGACGTCGTTGGCTGGAAGCTGATGATTGAAGAAGAAGGCGTACAAAACGAACAGCAGTCGGCCTGA
- the ppk1 gene encoding polyphosphate kinase 1, which translates to MGQEKLYIDKELSWLSFNERVLQEAADKSNPLIERMRFLGIYSNNLDEFYKVRFADLKRRILISEEQGSSGTSRHLLKKIQAKVLKTDQEFDSLYNDLLLEMARNQIFLINERQVSENQQIWLRQYFKQHLRQHITPILINHDTNLVQFLKDDYTYLAVEIIRGTRIDYALLEIPSDKVPRFVNLPPEAPRRRKPMILLDNILRYCLDDIFKGFFDYDALNAYSMKMTRDAEYDLVTEMESSLLELMSSSLKQRLTAEPVRFVYQRDMPNEMVELLRNKLGISNYDSVIAGGRYHNFKDFISFPNVGKANLVNRPLPRLRHIWFDKFRNGFDAIREQDVLLYYPYHTFEHVLELLRQASFDPSVLAIKINIYRVAKDSRIIESMIHAAHNGKKVTVVVELQARFDEEANIHWAKRLTEAGVHVIFSAPGLKIHAKLFLISRREGDDIVRYAHIGTGNFNEKTARIYTDYSLLTADSRITNEVRRVFNFIENPYRPVSFDNLMVSPQNSRRMLYDLIDREIANALAGENAGIMLKINNLVDKGLVDRLYTASAAGVKVRLLVRGMCSLIPNLPGISDNIQVISIVDRYLEHDRVYVFENKGDKRVYLSSADWMTRNIDYRIEVAVSLLDPALKQRVLDILEILFSDTVKARYIDKELSNQYVPRGNRRKVRAQVAIYEYLKALEQPGK; encoded by the coding sequence ATGGGTCAGGAAAAGCTCTACATCGATAAAGAATTAAGCTGGTTATCCTTTAATGAACGCGTATTGCAGGAAGCCGCAGATAAGAGCAATCCCCTGATTGAGCGCATGCGGTTTCTGGGCATTTACTCCAATAACCTGGATGAGTTCTACAAAGTCCGTTTTGCCGATCTGAAACGACGCATCCTGATCAGCGAAGAACAAGGGTCGAGTGGCACCTCACGTCATTTGTTGAAAAAGATCCAGGCAAAAGTGCTGAAGACCGATCAGGAGTTCGACAGCCTGTACAATGATTTGCTGTTGGAGATGGCGCGTAATCAAATTTTCCTGATTAACGAACGCCAGGTATCAGAGAACCAGCAAATCTGGCTGCGGCAATACTTCAAACAGCACCTGCGTCAACACATCACGCCGATCCTGATCAATCATGACACCAATCTGGTGCAGTTCCTGAAAGACGACTACACCTATCTGGCGGTGGAGATTATTCGTGGTACACGCATCGATTATGCGTTACTGGAGATCCCTTCCGATAAGGTCCCACGCTTCGTTAACCTGCCACCGGAAGCGCCACGCCGCCGCAAGCCGATGATCCTGCTGGATAACATCCTGCGTTATTGCCTGGATGATATCTTCAAGGGCTTCTTTGACTATGACGCGCTCAACGCTTATTCGATGAAAATGACACGCGACGCGGAATACGATCTGGTCACCGAAATGGAATCCAGCCTGTTGGAACTGATGTCCTCCAGCCTGAAACAACGCCTGACCGCCGAACCGGTTCGCTTCGTTTATCAACGCGATATGCCGAATGAAATGGTGGAGTTGCTGCGCAACAAGTTGGGGATCTCCAACTATGACTCCGTGATTGCCGGTGGCCGCTATCACAACTTTAAAGACTTCATCAGCTTCCCTAACGTCGGCAAAGCCAACCTGGTCAACCGCCCGCTACCGCGCCTGCGTCATATCTGGTTTGATAAATTCCGTAACGGCTTCGATGCTATCCGTGAGCAGGACGTATTGCTGTACTACCCGTATCATACCTTTGAGCATGTTCTGGAACTGCTACGTCAGGCCTCGTTCGACCCCAGCGTGTTAGCCATCAAAATCAATATCTATCGGGTAGCCAAAGATTCGCGCATCATTGAATCGATGATCCATGCGGCGCATAACGGCAAGAAAGTGACCGTGGTCGTCGAGTTGCAGGCCCGCTTTGACGAAGAGGCCAATATTCACTGGGCCAAACGGCTGACGGAAGCCGGAGTACATGTCATTTTCTCTGCGCCGGGCTTAAAGATCCACGCCAAATTATTCCTGATCTCACGCCGTGAAGGCGACGATATTGTGCGCTATGCTCATATTGGTACTGGCAACTTTAACGAAAAAACGGCCCGTATCTACACCGACTATTCGCTGCTGACCGCCGATTCGCGCATCACTAACGAAGTACGCCGGGTGTTCAATTTTATTGAAAATCCTTACCGGCCGGTCTCTTTTGACAACCTGATGGTGTCGCCGCAGAATTCCCGCCGGATGTTATATGACCTGATCGATCGCGAAATTGCCAACGCATTAGCCGGGGAAAATGCCGGTATTATGCTGAAAATAAATAATCTGGTGGATAAAGGGCTGGTAGATCGGTTATATACCGCATCCGCCGCAGGCGTGAAGGTTCGCCTGTTAGTGCGCGGAATGTGTTCATTGATCCCCAACCTGCCGGGGATCAGCGACAACATTCAGGTCATCAGCATCGTAGACCGCTATCTGGAACACGATAGGGTTTACGTTTTCGAGAACAAAGGTGACAAACGGGTTTACCTCTCTTCCGCAGATTGGATGACCCGCAATATAGATTACCGTATCGAAGTGGCGGTATCGCTGCTGGATCCCGCGCTGAAACAGCGCGTTCTGGACATTCTGGAAATCCTGTTCAGCGATACGGTCAAGGCCCGTTATATCGACAAAGAACTGAGCAACCAGTATGTGCCGCGCGGCAATCGCCGCAAGGTGCGTGCACAGGTGGCCATTTATGAGTATTTAAAAGCTCTGGAACAACCGGGAAAGTAG
- a CDS encoding ABC transporter permease subunit — MVETTLNQHPRDRLRAHLDRGVQGAVTISGLLVLMTLMLIFVYLLLSVVPLFKPASIGAARTLPIASVSPAMAIGMDVQQRIGYRIDEQGEGRFYPLAAQSAEQVGAPLAQQTLLAKPALLAQAVGERDLFALAQADGRFIITQADFAPAGGGEPQWRFPLGQTPLAFDPQGHPLALLALTQAGKGSFLLAAVTDDQRLLFGRFSLTEPLQQTAIPLFATVEQLLLTPDGQQLYVLIGNQLSRYQIEGPQLQLRETRLLGEHPPYRLTALPGGSALLVRAADGSLREWFDVEKDQRHQLAPIQQFTHQAIAQEQLVAEPYRRVFATLQPEGEFALFSSIQPQPLIKEKLPAKVQQMAFAPRGDGLLLETAQGWQHYAVDNLYPDVTWRSLWHKLWYENYPEPAYVWQSTSGEDSYQAKFSLMPVIFGTFKAAGYSMLFAVPLALAGAIYTACFMSAGLRRVVKPAVEVMGALPTVVIGLVAGIWLAPMIEHYLLAVLALPFLLTLAVLLCSGLVNRFVSRPLPPGIDLLLLLPLVVLTVWGALAVGPWLELQLFGEPLHFWLGEDFDQRNTLVVGVAMGFALVPIIFSLAEDALFSVPAALSQGSLALGATQWQTVLRVVLPSASAGIFSALMIGFGRAVGETMIVLMATGNTPLMDGSLFQGLRALAANIAIEMPEAVAGSSHYRVLFLTALVLFLFTFVFNTLAEAVRLRLRKRYTLNQETP; from the coding sequence ATGGTAGAGACAACGCTTAACCAACATCCCCGCGATCGCCTGCGTGCGCACCTCGATCGTGGCGTACAAGGCGCAGTGACCATTAGCGGACTGTTGGTCTTGATGACGTTGATGCTGATTTTTGTCTACTTGCTGCTCTCCGTTGTGCCGCTGTTTAAACCGGCTTCGATAGGCGCTGCCCGCACGTTACCGATAGCCAGCGTCTCCCCGGCGATGGCGATTGGCATGGATGTGCAACAACGCATCGGTTACCGCATTGATGAGCAGGGAGAAGGCCGTTTTTACCCGTTGGCGGCACAGAGCGCTGAGCAGGTAGGGGCACCTTTGGCCCAGCAGACCCTGTTGGCCAAACCCGCGCTATTGGCTCAGGCGGTCGGCGAGCGCGATTTGTTTGCGCTGGCGCAGGCGGATGGGCGATTTATTATTACTCAAGCCGATTTTGCGCCGGCCGGTGGTGGCGAACCCCAATGGCGGTTCCCTTTGGGACAGACACCGTTGGCATTTGACCCGCAAGGCCATCCGTTGGCGTTGTTGGCGTTGACTCAAGCTGGCAAGGGGAGCTTCCTGCTGGCGGCAGTGACCGACGACCAGCGCTTGCTGTTTGGCCGTTTCAGCTTGACGGAACCGTTGCAACAAACGGCTATCCCGTTGTTCGCTACCGTCGAGCAACTGCTGCTCACTCCCGATGGCCAACAGCTTTACGTATTAATCGGCAATCAGCTGTCTCGCTATCAGATTGAAGGGCCGCAGTTGCAGTTACGTGAAACGCGTCTTCTCGGTGAACATCCGCCCTATCGACTGACGGCATTGCCCGGCGGCAGTGCGTTATTGGTACGTGCAGCCGACGGCAGTCTGCGCGAATGGTTTGATGTGGAAAAAGATCAGCGCCACCAATTGGCCCCGATCCAGCAATTTACTCATCAGGCCATCGCGCAGGAGCAACTGGTCGCTGAGCCGTATCGCCGGGTCTTTGCAACGTTGCAGCCGGAAGGCGAGTTTGCTCTGTTTTCCAGCATCCAGCCCCAGCCGTTAATCAAAGAAAAATTACCCGCCAAGGTGCAGCAGATGGCATTTGCCCCGCGTGGTGATGGACTATTGCTGGAAACGGCACAGGGTTGGCAACATTACGCCGTCGATAATCTTTATCCGGATGTGACCTGGCGTTCGTTATGGCACAAGCTGTGGTATGAAAACTACCCGGAACCGGCTTATGTATGGCAATCCACTTCGGGGGAAGACAGCTATCAAGCCAAATTCAGTCTGATGCCGGTGATTTTTGGCACCTTCAAGGCGGCGGGCTATTCGATGCTGTTTGCGGTGCCGCTGGCGCTGGCTGGGGCGATCTATACCGCCTGCTTTATGTCGGCAGGATTACGCCGCGTGGTTAAACCGGCGGTGGAAGTGATGGGGGCATTGCCGACGGTGGTGATCGGTCTGGTGGCAGGCATCTGGTTGGCGCCGATGATTGAGCATTACCTGCTGGCCGTATTGGCGTTGCCGTTCCTGTTAACGCTGGCAGTGTTGTTATGCAGTGGGTTGGTTAACCGCTTTGTTTCCCGGCCGCTGCCGCCAGGGATTGATTTGCTGTTGTTGCTGCCGCTGGTGGTGTTGACCGTCTGGGGCGCGTTGGCCGTCGGGCCTTGGCTGGAGCTGCAGCTGTTCGGTGAACCGTTGCATTTCTGGCTGGGGGAGGATTTCGATCAGCGCAATACGCTGGTCGTCGGCGTGGCGATGGGTTTTGCCTTGGTACCGATTATCTTCTCATTGGCGGAGGACGCGCTGTTCAGCGTACCAGCCGCCCTTAGCCAGGGCTCATTAGCCCTTGGTGCCACCCAGTGGCAAACCGTGCTGCGTGTGGTGTTGCCTTCGGCCAGTGCAGGTATTTTTTCTGCGCTGATGATTGGTTTTGGCCGGGCAGTCGGGGAGACCATGATTGTTCTGATGGCCACCGGCAATACGCCGCTGATGGATGGCAGCCTGTTCCAGGGGCTGAGAGCATTGGCCGCCAATATTGCGATCGAAATGCCGGAAGCCGTGGCGGGCAGCAGCCATTATCGCGTGCTGTTCCTGACTGCGCTGGTGCTATTTCTGTTTACCTTTGTATTCAACACGCTGGCTGAGGCGGTTCGGTTACGTCTGCGCAAGCGCTATACGCTCAACCAGGAGACGCCATGA
- the pstA gene encoding phosphate ABC transporter permease PstA: MRTWMKSGSPWIWLTAASVAVSLLALIGILLLLAGQGMRYFWPSPVYQFELNQTGAGAVTVIGELYQRQTISRQQLLDAGVALPAGEAQSFTRYLIKVGNRESEGQDFRTLLATDVRQQTTPRDLLVLERNSHGTAYGYLAGLLEDGQPLTGRDLGLALQQRLPQIAALSRQARDIQFRDMARINEQFEDLRLQEKRLLRQNKLDARWQASIRAERLELQRQYRQLADKLQGLERDRQRDALLLRDMHGQIHTIALSQVHDAWYPNAMSTAEKLQHWGHQILKFLTDSPREANTEGGVFPAIFGTVLMVILMSIIVMPFGVIAAVYLHEYAGNNLLTRLIRIAVVNLAGVPSIVYGVFGLGFFVYMIGGTLDQLFYAESLPNPTFGTPGVLWAALTLALLTLPVVIVATEEGLSRIPTSLRQGSLALGATRAETLWRIVLPMAAPAMMTGLILAVARAAGETAPLMLVGVVKSVPVLPVDDIFPYLHLERKFMHLSFQIYDMAFQSPSVEAARPLVFATALLLVLIVVGLNLAAMGIRHSLRERYKAWSQ, from the coding sequence ATGAGAACCTGGATGAAAAGCGGTTCCCCGTGGATTTGGCTCACGGCGGCTTCCGTTGCCGTCAGTCTGCTGGCGTTGATCGGTATTCTGCTGCTGTTGGCCGGGCAGGGCATGCGCTATTTCTGGCCTAGTCCGGTCTATCAGTTTGAGCTTAATCAAACTGGGGCAGGAGCGGTGACGGTCATTGGCGAACTTTACCAGCGTCAAACCATTTCGCGTCAGCAACTGCTGGATGCAGGCGTAGCGCTACCGGCTGGCGAGGCACAGAGCTTTACCCGTTATCTGATTAAGGTGGGTAACCGAGAAAGCGAAGGACAGGATTTCCGCACGTTGCTCGCTACCGATGTGCGCCAACAAACCACGCCACGCGATTTATTGGTGCTGGAGCGGAATAGTCACGGAACGGCTTATGGTTATCTGGCGGGATTGCTGGAGGATGGTCAGCCCTTGACTGGCAGAGATCTCGGCCTGGCCTTGCAGCAGCGTTTGCCGCAGATTGCTGCACTTTCACGTCAGGCTCGTGATATTCAGTTCCGCGATATGGCCCGGATCAATGAGCAATTTGAAGACTTGCGCCTGCAGGAAAAACGTTTGTTGCGCCAGAATAAGCTGGATGCCCGCTGGCAAGCGTCGATTCGTGCCGAACGGCTGGAGTTACAGCGACAATACCGGCAATTGGCTGACAAACTGCAAGGGCTGGAGCGCGATCGTCAGCGGGATGCGCTGCTATTGCGCGATATGCACGGGCAAATCCACACCATTGCATTGAGCCAGGTGCATGATGCCTGGTATCCGAATGCGATGAGCACGGCAGAGAAACTGCAGCATTGGGGCCATCAGATACTGAAGTTCCTGACCGATAGCCCACGCGAGGCAAATACGGAAGGGGGCGTGTTCCCGGCGATTTTTGGCACGGTGTTGATGGTGATCCTGATGTCGATCATCGTGATGCCGTTTGGCGTCATTGCCGCCGTGTATCTGCACGAATATGCCGGGAATAATCTGCTGACTCGCCTGATCCGCATCGCGGTCGTGAATCTGGCGGGGGTGCCTTCGATTGTCTATGGCGTGTTTGGCCTTGGGTTCTTTGTCTACATGATTGGCGGCACGCTCGACCAGTTATTCTATGCCGAATCGCTGCCCAACCCGACCTTTGGGACACCGGGAGTATTGTGGGCGGCATTGACGCTGGCATTGCTGACCTTGCCGGTAGTGATAGTCGCTACAGAAGAAGGACTTTCACGGATCCCGACATCGCTGCGCCAAGGCTCGTTAGCCTTGGGGGCAACGCGTGCAGAAACACTCTGGCGGATCGTGTTACCGATGGCGGCACCGGCGATGATGACGGGGTTGATTTTGGCCGTCGCGCGCGCGGCGGGGGAAACGGCACCGCTGATGTTGGTGGGGGTAGTAAAATCGGTGCCGGTGTTGCCGGTGGATGATATTTTCCCTTACCTGCATCTGGAACGTAAATTTATGCATCTGAGCTTC